One window of the Gambusia affinis linkage group LG13, SWU_Gaff_1.0, whole genome shotgun sequence genome contains the following:
- the eif2ak2 gene encoding interferon-induced, double-stranded RNA-activated protein kinase isoform X3 yields MDSANYVARLNEYAQKERLELKYEEVGYVGPDHIRTFTLKAVVNGKPYPEGVGKNKKEAKQSAAKNALISLLDETSVSTGSVAEVSSPQIQVKTNYMCWLNEYGQSNRLMIRAVEKITPGPNNLSQYCRFVVGDKEFPAAYGKTKKEAREEAARLVHHEILGNETLDTGDDRDSGTSSLPYEEVVSDTSNRAKRLSLQSEDSMLTETNFIGLVNYHCQKTRSTCTFVEEKRSGPSHNPIFFYKLLINNVPYSVGEGKSVKDAKQNAARLALSALKERSDWDSKVAGFDDCTQAKQSPPTSTLDSGHTKSGLVESATSESIVFKDSSNPPKHQVISPVVKPKIKIAAIFPNVNESSKEDMVNFKPNQRGNLQSVKSPTQTVSRFATDYESIEQLDKGAFGRVFKAKRKLEGKYYAVKIVRYKEKTLEEVKVLSELNHCNIVRYHSCWLEDTAYHWDPSTDSSSSSQSSIDLSTKYLYIQMELCEIKTLRFWIDEKNIQNPKKSLRDSRRREESVDIMVQMVSGVEHIHSEMLIHRDLKPANIMFNRNGTVKIGDFGLVTSEIEDDAENQKERRGYKGTPSYMAPEQKERRLYDRKVDIFALGLIFFEVLWNIPTIHEKEKMWADVRNQKFPQLFLHHFSHESQMIKSMLCGKPEERPEASKIKTDLEQHKWLLAELKTKQLDSKTVI; encoded by the exons ATGGATTCTGCAAACTACGTGGCGAGGCTGAACGAATACGCACAAAAAGAGCGGCTGGAGCTGAAGTATGAGGAAGTTGGATATGTTGGACCTGACCACATTAGAAC GTTTACTTTGAAAGCTGTTGTGAATGGAAAGCCATACCCTGAAGGTGTGGGGAAGAACAAGAAAGAAGCCAAACAGAGTGCTGCTAAAAATGCCTTGATAAGCTTGTTAGATGAAACTTCAGTTTCT acaggaagtgtTGCAGAAGTTTCTTCTCCTCAGATTCAGGTGAAAACTAATTACATGTGTTGGTTGAATGAATATGGACAAAGTAATAGGCTCATGATAAGGGCTGTGGAGAAAATCACACCTGGACCCAATAATTTATCTCA GTATTGTAGGTTTGTGGTGGGAGACAAGGAGTTTCCAGCTGCTTATGGGAAAACCAAGAAGGAAGCCAGGGAGGAAGCTGCCCGCCTGGTGCATCATGAGATATTAGGCAATGAAACCTTAGAT actGGAGATGATCGGGACAGCGGCACATCAAGTCTGCCTTATGAGGAAGTTGTCTCAGATACCAG tAATCGTGCCAAGCGGTTGAGCCTACAGTCTGAAGACAGCATGctcacagaaacaaacttcattGGACTGGTCAATTATCACTGTCAGAAAACAAGGAGCACCTGTACGTTTGTAGAAGAGAAAAGAAGTGGCCCCTCTCATAACCCAAT ATTTTTCTACAAGTTATTGATTAACAACGTGCCGTACTCCGTTGGTGAGGGCAAGAGCGTCAAGGATGCCAAACAGAATGCAGCTCGATTGGCCTTGTCTGCGCTGAAGGAGCGGTCAGACTGGGACAGCAAG gtaGCTGGGTTTGATGATTGCACACAAGCCAAGCAGTCACCTCCAACAAGCACACT GGACTCTGGTCACACAAAATCAGGCCTGGTGGAATCAGCCACAAGCGAATCAATTGTTTTTAAGGATTCATCAAACCCACCCAAACATCAG GTGATAAGTCCAGTTGTGAAGCCTAAAATAAA aATTGCTGCaatttttccaaatgtcaaTGAGAGCAGTAAAGAG GATATGGTAAATTTCAAACCCAATCAGAGAGGAAATCTTCAGAGTGTAAAATCGCCAACTCAGACAGTTTCAAG ATTTGCAACAGACTATGAATCCATAGAACAACTTGATAAAGGAGCTTTTGGTCGTGTGTTTAAGGCGAAACGTAAACTGGAGGGAAAATATTACGCTGTAAAGATTGTGCGCTACAAAGA AAAAACTCTGGAGGAGGTGAAGGTTTTGTCGGAGCTGAATCACTGTAACATCGTTCGGTACCACTCCTGCTGGCTGGAGGACACGGCCTACCACTGGGACCCTTCcactgacagcagcagctcttcacA ATCTTCCATTGACCTGTCTACGAAGTATCTCTACATTCAGATGGAGTTGTGTGAGATTAAAACACTGCGGTTTTGGATAGAtgagaaaaacatccagaaccCTAAAAAATCCCTCAGAGACTCcaggagaagagaagagagtGTGGATATTATGGTGCAAATGGTCAGCGGAGTCGAGCACATTCACTCCGAGATGCTCATCCACAGAGACTTGAAG CCCGCTAACATCATGTTCAATCGGAACGGCACGGTGAAGATCGGAGACTTTGGTCTCGTCACATCTGAGATTGAAGATGATGCAGAGAACCAGAAGGAGAGAAGAGGCTACAAAGGAACTCCATCTTACATGGCGCCTGAGCAG aAGGAACGGAGGCTTTATGACCGGAAGGTCGACATATTTGCTTTGGGTCTTATATTTTTTGAAGTCCTTTGGAACATACCCACTATCCACGAGAAAGAAAAG ATGTGGGCTGATGTCAGAAACCAGAAGTTTCCTCAACTATTTCTGCATCATTTCTCTCATGAG
- the eif2ak2 gene encoding interferon-induced, double-stranded RNA-activated protein kinase isoform X2, which produces MDSANYVARLNEYAQKERLELKYEEVGYVGPDHIRTFTLKAVVNGKPYPEGVGKNKKEAKQSAAKNALISLLDETSVSTGSVAEVSSPQIQVKTNYMCWLNEYGQSNRLMIRAVEKITPGPNNLSQYCRFVVGDKEFPAAYGKTKKEAREEAARLVHHEILGNETLDTGDDRDSGTSSLPYEEVVSDTSNRAKRLSLQSEDSMLTETNFIGLVNYHCQKTRSTCTFVEEKRSGPSHNPIFFYKLLINNVPYSVGEGKSVKDAKQNAARLALSALKERSDWDSKVAGFDDCTQAKQSPPTSTLDSGHTKSGLVESATSESIVFKDSSNPPKHQVISPVVKPKIKIAAIFPNVNESSKEDMVNFKPNQRGNLQSVKSPTQTVSSRFATDYESIEQLDKGAFGRVFKAKRKLEGKYYAVKIVRYKEKTLEEVKVLSELNHCNIVRYHSCWLEDTAYHWDPSTDSSSSSQSSIDLSTKYLYIQMELCEIKTLRFWIDEKNIQNPKKSLRDSRRREESVDIMVQMVSGVEHIHSEMLIHRDLKPANIMFNRNGTVKIGDFGLVTSEIEDDAENQKERRGYKGTPSYMAPEQKERRLYDRKVDIFALGLIFFEVLWNIPTIHEKEKMWADVRNQKFPQLFLHHFSHESQMIKSMLCGKPEERPEASKIKTDLEQHKWLLAELKTKQLDSKTVI; this is translated from the exons ATGGATTCTGCAAACTACGTGGCGAGGCTGAACGAATACGCACAAAAAGAGCGGCTGGAGCTGAAGTATGAGGAAGTTGGATATGTTGGACCTGACCACATTAGAAC GTTTACTTTGAAAGCTGTTGTGAATGGAAAGCCATACCCTGAAGGTGTGGGGAAGAACAAGAAAGAAGCCAAACAGAGTGCTGCTAAAAATGCCTTGATAAGCTTGTTAGATGAAACTTCAGTTTCT acaggaagtgtTGCAGAAGTTTCTTCTCCTCAGATTCAGGTGAAAACTAATTACATGTGTTGGTTGAATGAATATGGACAAAGTAATAGGCTCATGATAAGGGCTGTGGAGAAAATCACACCTGGACCCAATAATTTATCTCA GTATTGTAGGTTTGTGGTGGGAGACAAGGAGTTTCCAGCTGCTTATGGGAAAACCAAGAAGGAAGCCAGGGAGGAAGCTGCCCGCCTGGTGCATCATGAGATATTAGGCAATGAAACCTTAGAT actGGAGATGATCGGGACAGCGGCACATCAAGTCTGCCTTATGAGGAAGTTGTCTCAGATACCAG tAATCGTGCCAAGCGGTTGAGCCTACAGTCTGAAGACAGCATGctcacagaaacaaacttcattGGACTGGTCAATTATCACTGTCAGAAAACAAGGAGCACCTGTACGTTTGTAGAAGAGAAAAGAAGTGGCCCCTCTCATAACCCAAT ATTTTTCTACAAGTTATTGATTAACAACGTGCCGTACTCCGTTGGTGAGGGCAAGAGCGTCAAGGATGCCAAACAGAATGCAGCTCGATTGGCCTTGTCTGCGCTGAAGGAGCGGTCAGACTGGGACAGCAAG gtaGCTGGGTTTGATGATTGCACACAAGCCAAGCAGTCACCTCCAACAAGCACACT GGACTCTGGTCACACAAAATCAGGCCTGGTGGAATCAGCCACAAGCGAATCAATTGTTTTTAAGGATTCATCAAACCCACCCAAACATCAG GTGATAAGTCCAGTTGTGAAGCCTAAAATAAA aATTGCTGCaatttttccaaatgtcaaTGAGAGCAGTAAAGAG GATATGGTAAATTTCAAACCCAATCAGAGAGGAAATCTTCAGAGTGTAAAATCGCCAACTCAGACAGTTTCAAG CAGATTTGCAACAGACTATGAATCCATAGAACAACTTGATAAAGGAGCTTTTGGTCGTGTGTTTAAGGCGAAACGTAAACTGGAGGGAAAATATTACGCTGTAAAGATTGTGCGCTACAAAGA AAAAACTCTGGAGGAGGTGAAGGTTTTGTCGGAGCTGAATCACTGTAACATCGTTCGGTACCACTCCTGCTGGCTGGAGGACACGGCCTACCACTGGGACCCTTCcactgacagcagcagctcttcacA ATCTTCCATTGACCTGTCTACGAAGTATCTCTACATTCAGATGGAGTTGTGTGAGATTAAAACACTGCGGTTTTGGATAGAtgagaaaaacatccagaaccCTAAAAAATCCCTCAGAGACTCcaggagaagagaagagagtGTGGATATTATGGTGCAAATGGTCAGCGGAGTCGAGCACATTCACTCCGAGATGCTCATCCACAGAGACTTGAAG CCCGCTAACATCATGTTCAATCGGAACGGCACGGTGAAGATCGGAGACTTTGGTCTCGTCACATCTGAGATTGAAGATGATGCAGAGAACCAGAAGGAGAGAAGAGGCTACAAAGGAACTCCATCTTACATGGCGCCTGAGCAG aAGGAACGGAGGCTTTATGACCGGAAGGTCGACATATTTGCTTTGGGTCTTATATTTTTTGAAGTCCTTTGGAACATACCCACTATCCACGAGAAAGAAAAG ATGTGGGCTGATGTCAGAAACCAGAAGTTTCCTCAACTATTTCTGCATCATTTCTCTCATGAG
- the eif2ak2 gene encoding interferon-induced, double-stranded RNA-activated protein kinase isoform X1, translating to MDSANYVARLNEYAQKERLELKYEEVGYVGPDHIRTFTLKAVVNGKPYPEGVGKNKKEAKQSAAKNALISLLDETSVSTGSVAEVSSPQIQVKTNYMCWLNEYGQSNRLMIRAVEKITPGPNNLSQYCRFVVGDKEFPAAYGKTKKEAREEAARLVHHEILGNETLDTGDDRDSGTSSLPYEEVVSDTSNRAKRLSLQSEDSMLTETNFIGLVNYHCQKTRSTCTFVEEKRSGPSHNPIFFYKLLINNVPYSVGEGKSVKDAKQNAARLALSALKERSDWDSKVAGFDDCTQAKQSPPTSTLDSGHTKSGLVESATSESIVFKDSSNPPKHQVISPVVKPKIKIAAIFPNVNESSKEDMVNFKPNQRGNLQSVKSPTQTVSSFSRFATDYESIEQLDKGAFGRVFKAKRKLEGKYYAVKIVRYKEKTLEEVKVLSELNHCNIVRYHSCWLEDTAYHWDPSTDSSSSSQSSIDLSTKYLYIQMELCEIKTLRFWIDEKNIQNPKKSLRDSRRREESVDIMVQMVSGVEHIHSEMLIHRDLKPANIMFNRNGTVKIGDFGLVTSEIEDDAENQKERRGYKGTPSYMAPEQKERRLYDRKVDIFALGLIFFEVLWNIPTIHEKEKMWADVRNQKFPQLFLHHFSHESQMIKSMLCGKPEERPEASKIKTDLEQHKWLLAELKTKQLDSKTVI from the exons ATGGATTCTGCAAACTACGTGGCGAGGCTGAACGAATACGCACAAAAAGAGCGGCTGGAGCTGAAGTATGAGGAAGTTGGATATGTTGGACCTGACCACATTAGAAC GTTTACTTTGAAAGCTGTTGTGAATGGAAAGCCATACCCTGAAGGTGTGGGGAAGAACAAGAAAGAAGCCAAACAGAGTGCTGCTAAAAATGCCTTGATAAGCTTGTTAGATGAAACTTCAGTTTCT acaggaagtgtTGCAGAAGTTTCTTCTCCTCAGATTCAGGTGAAAACTAATTACATGTGTTGGTTGAATGAATATGGACAAAGTAATAGGCTCATGATAAGGGCTGTGGAGAAAATCACACCTGGACCCAATAATTTATCTCA GTATTGTAGGTTTGTGGTGGGAGACAAGGAGTTTCCAGCTGCTTATGGGAAAACCAAGAAGGAAGCCAGGGAGGAAGCTGCCCGCCTGGTGCATCATGAGATATTAGGCAATGAAACCTTAGAT actGGAGATGATCGGGACAGCGGCACATCAAGTCTGCCTTATGAGGAAGTTGTCTCAGATACCAG tAATCGTGCCAAGCGGTTGAGCCTACAGTCTGAAGACAGCATGctcacagaaacaaacttcattGGACTGGTCAATTATCACTGTCAGAAAACAAGGAGCACCTGTACGTTTGTAGAAGAGAAAAGAAGTGGCCCCTCTCATAACCCAAT ATTTTTCTACAAGTTATTGATTAACAACGTGCCGTACTCCGTTGGTGAGGGCAAGAGCGTCAAGGATGCCAAACAGAATGCAGCTCGATTGGCCTTGTCTGCGCTGAAGGAGCGGTCAGACTGGGACAGCAAG gtaGCTGGGTTTGATGATTGCACACAAGCCAAGCAGTCACCTCCAACAAGCACACT GGACTCTGGTCACACAAAATCAGGCCTGGTGGAATCAGCCACAAGCGAATCAATTGTTTTTAAGGATTCATCAAACCCACCCAAACATCAG GTGATAAGTCCAGTTGTGAAGCCTAAAATAAA aATTGCTGCaatttttccaaatgtcaaTGAGAGCAGTAAAGAG GATATGGTAAATTTCAAACCCAATCAGAGAGGAAATCTTCAGAGTGTAAAATCGCCAACTCAGACAGTTTCAAG TTTCAGCAGATTTGCAACAGACTATGAATCCATAGAACAACTTGATAAAGGAGCTTTTGGTCGTGTGTTTAAGGCGAAACGTAAACTGGAGGGAAAATATTACGCTGTAAAGATTGTGCGCTACAAAGA AAAAACTCTGGAGGAGGTGAAGGTTTTGTCGGAGCTGAATCACTGTAACATCGTTCGGTACCACTCCTGCTGGCTGGAGGACACGGCCTACCACTGGGACCCTTCcactgacagcagcagctcttcacA ATCTTCCATTGACCTGTCTACGAAGTATCTCTACATTCAGATGGAGTTGTGTGAGATTAAAACACTGCGGTTTTGGATAGAtgagaaaaacatccagaaccCTAAAAAATCCCTCAGAGACTCcaggagaagagaagagagtGTGGATATTATGGTGCAAATGGTCAGCGGAGTCGAGCACATTCACTCCGAGATGCTCATCCACAGAGACTTGAAG CCCGCTAACATCATGTTCAATCGGAACGGCACGGTGAAGATCGGAGACTTTGGTCTCGTCACATCTGAGATTGAAGATGATGCAGAGAACCAGAAGGAGAGAAGAGGCTACAAAGGAACTCCATCTTACATGGCGCCTGAGCAG aAGGAACGGAGGCTTTATGACCGGAAGGTCGACATATTTGCTTTGGGTCTTATATTTTTTGAAGTCCTTTGGAACATACCCACTATCCACGAGAAAGAAAAG ATGTGGGCTGATGTCAGAAACCAGAAGTTTCCTCAACTATTTCTGCATCATTTCTCTCATGAG